Proteins from one Cydia fagiglandana chromosome 13, ilCydFagi1.1, whole genome shotgun sequence genomic window:
- the LOC134670218 gene encoding NADH dehydrogenase [ubiquinone] 1 alpha subcomplex subunit 6-like: MSSKRAIQVGQKLVKPVLSTTPGEARRRVLNLYKAWYRQIPYIVKDYDIPKSEEQCRQKLRELFLANKDVTDIRVIDLLVIKGQMELKETVEIWKQKGHIMAYFKPTEEPKPKDFLSKFFASNE, encoded by the exons atgtctTCTAAGCGAGCTATACAAGTCGGACAAAAACTTGTAAAGCCGGTGCTCTCGACCACTCCTGGGGAAGCCAGGAGACGAGTCCTGAATCTTTACAAAGCGTGGTACCGTCAAATCCCCTATATCG TCAAGGACTATGACATCCCAAAGTCAGAAGAGCAGTGCCGACAGAAGTTGAGGGAACTGTTCCTCGCCAATAAAGATGTCACTGACATCAGAGTTATTGACTTGCTAGTCATcaag GGACAAATGGAGCTGAAAGAAACTGTAGAAATCTGGAAACAAAAAGGTCACATCATGGCATATTTCAAACCCACTGAAGAGCCCAAACCAAAGGACTTCCTCTCCAAATTCTTTGCTAGCAATGAATAG
- the LOC134670219 gene encoding NADH dehydrogenase [ubiquinone] 1 alpha subcomplex subunit 6-like produces MAQKSYEAAFKRVRPLMSTDCLEARRRVISLYKAVYRLIPEIVKYYDIPKNENDVRLKVRELFYRNACVTDVRVIDLLVIKGWMEFKELRNNWQLKGRVFAHWNPTIEPKPCDFLNKFLAGIEP; encoded by the exons ATGGCGCAGAAATCGTACGAGGCGGCATTCAAGCGCGTAAGACCGTTGATGTCGACGGACTGCCTCGAAGCCCGCCGACGGGTCATCTCGCTGTATAAAGCCGTTTATCGCCTTATCCCCGAGatag TAAAATATTACGACATCCCTAAAAATGAAAACGACGTCCGCTTGAAAGTACGGGAGTTGTTCTACAGGAACGCTTGCGTCACAGATGTTAGAGTTATAGATCTACTAGTTATCAAG GGCTGGATGGAATTTAAGGAACTTAGAAACAATTGGCAATTGAAGGGCCGCGTCTTCGCCCACTGGAACCCAACCATAGAACCCAAGCCTTGCGACTTCCTCAACAAGTTCTTGGCTGGAATAGAACCTTAA